Below is a genomic region from Streptomyces ferrugineus.
CGGCGGCCGCCTTCCCGGCACGGACCTCGGCAATTATGGGGAAGGCTGCCACATGCGACGATCAATGAGTGAGCTGTGGGCGCCGCGCTCACTCCTGTACCAGGGCCGACCGGGAGGTACGCAGGATATGACAAGGCAACGCGACCGCTGGGCGGAGCTGACAGGCGGACAAGCCGGAGAGGAGTACGCCCGACGGTTCGCGCAACTCGCTGAATCAGGCCACGATGTCCACGGCGAGGCCGCCTTCTGTGCCGCACTGTTGAAACCCGCCGCCCGGATACTCGATGCCGGCTGTGGCACCGGGCGGATCGCGATCCGGCTCGCCGAACTGGGGCACGACTGCACCGGTGTGGATGTCGACCGCTCCATGCTCGCCATCGCCCGCCGCGACGCCCCCGCACTGGCATGGCTCCACGGTGACCTGGCCCACCTGGACAGCCTTGCCCTGGAGCCCGGCTTCGACCTGGCGCTCGCTGCCGGAAACGTCATCCCGCTACTGGCCCCCGGCACCGAACCGGCTGTTGTCCGGCAACTCGCCGCTGTGCTGCGCCCCGGCGGACTGCTGATCACCGGCATGGGACTGGACGCAGAACACCTGCCGCTGCCGGAACCGACAGTAACGCTGAAGGATTTCGACCGCTGGTGCACGCAGGCCGGACTGACCCTGCGGCAACGCTTCGCCACGTGGGGCGGCGACCCCTACCACCAGGGCGGCGGCTATGCCGTCAGTGTGCACTCTCGCCCCATCACCTGAATCCGAGCCCCCGAGACTCTTCCGCCGCTGCTCCCCAGCCTCCGCCACCCAACCCACACGCGGTCGTCCATATCGAGAGGTTGACCTGGATCGGTCTCATCGGTCATGCCCTGAACAACGATCCGCGCGCCCTCAATTGACCACCGATGTCCGGGTCGTGTACGCCGAAGCCGCGCCGGCCACACCGCCGAAGGCTTGTCCCGCAAATGATCTAGGGCGCATGCCAGGTGCTCGGTCGTCGACATCGAGCTGTCACCCGGTGAGGGTGAGGTTGTGAAGCCGGGCGATGCCGAGCATGGCGTGGTGGACGCCATCGCCCTTCAGGCAGCAGTCGCCGAGGATCTTCCATGTCTTCATGCGGCCGCGTTCTTCGCATGCTCGGCCACTGTGTGGTCACCTTCGCATTGTCAGGTTCATACGCCAGCACGCCGTCACCAACAGAACTCGATCCGACAGGGGCAGGCCCCAGGGGCGTCCCCGGCGTGCCGTCTCGGCATCCTCGCGCCGCAAGGCGGGCACCAGCTTGGTGAAGCGGCGCGGGCTCAGTCCGGTGAACGGCGCTGTCCAGGATGGCTCCGACACCGTGATCACACCCAACATAGGAAGATCATCCACCCGCCGAAGCGCCACCGTCCGGGATCACCGATCGGAAAGAACCAGGATTGACGCCGATCGTCCATCCCAGGACGCTGGTGGTCCGATGACAGGGCTGTCGCGAGCCCGATGAAAGGTGACAGTGCGTGGGAAGTCTGTTGAAAGGCGTCTCTGGCGTCCGCTGGGGACAGCTGCGCGACGCGCGACAGCTCACCGCCGGGGACATCCCGCCGCTGCTCTCCCGGATCGCGTATGGAGGCGAGGACGCTGCCCGCCTCGCGATCGACGAACTGGGGGACCGTGTCTGTGCGTTGGGGTTCGTGGTCGGCGAGGCGACTGCCTTGACGGTCCCATTCCTCCTGGAACTCGCCGAGGCCCCCTATGTGCCCTGCAAGGCCGAGCTGTTCGATCTCCTGCAGAGCATCTACCGGACCGACAACTGGCACTCTTCGGCCGCGGCAGCTGGCGGCCCGAAGCGCACGAGCTTCCGGGAGCAGCCTGCCTGGGAGGCGGCCGCCAGGGAAGCCGTGCGTGCGGGCCGACCGGTCATCGAGGGCCTCGCCACATCCATGCGACCGGAAGAGGCCGAACCAGCACGGAAACTGCTGTTGACGATGGACGAGGCGCCACCGTTCCCGGACCTCTGAAGGGCAGTCGCGGCTCCCGAACCGCACAGCCTCGGAAGAGCCCAAGGACGACGCTCAAAGATCATTGAGGGACAGGCCTTAAAGGGTGTTGCAGAATGCCGTGATCAAGCAGCTTGAGCTGGGGCGGCTCTCCTGAGATGAGCTTGCCGGTCAGGCCAGGACAGCGCCGACGGCGCTACGCTGCCGCGTCATGCAGGAGACCCGCCTCGACACTGCTCGGATCCGGGAAGCTCGCCGGGTAATCGACCCGATGTTTCTCGACACTCCGCTGTACCGCTGCGAGGCGCTGGAGCCCGGCCTCGGGTGCACGGTGAGTATCAAGCTCGAAACGGCGAACCCGGTCCGCAGCTTCAAGGCCCGCGGCACTGAGATAGCCGCGAGCCTGCTTGCCGATCATGGCTCGCGAGCCGTGGTGTGCGCCAGCGCGGGCAACCTTGGCCAAGCCCTCGCCTGGTCCGGCCGCGGCCGGGGACTGGACGTGACCGTCGTGGCCTCCCGCTTCGCGACCGTGGCCAAGCTTGACCGCATCCGCGCATTGGACGCCCGGTTGGAGCTGGTGGACGGCGACCACGAGATGGCCCGTGAGCGGGCGGCGGCCATCGCCCGGTACGACGGTATCCGGCTCCTCGAAGACAGCCTGGACATCGAGACCTGCGAGGGCGCGGCGACCATCGGCCT
It encodes:
- a CDS encoding class I SAM-dependent methyltransferase gives rise to the protein MTRQRDRWAELTGGQAGEEYARRFAQLAESGHDVHGEAAFCAALLKPAARILDAGCGTGRIAIRLAELGHDCTGVDVDRSMLAIARRDAPALAWLHGDLAHLDSLALEPGFDLALAAGNVIPLLAPGTEPAVVRQLAAVLRPGGLLITGMGLDAEHLPLPEPTVTLKDFDRWCTQAGLTLRQRFATWGGDPYHQGGGYAVSVHSRPIT